One stretch of Pyrenophora tritici-repentis strain M4 chromosome 4, whole genome shotgun sequence DNA includes these proteins:
- a CDS encoding protein containing SET domain protein, with protein sequence MSDTESEQHTARLEPELREMKLGAAHSEGAGEGDGASEVKVEDEAFLDRVPASLAIPPRLKSRSKSQSPRVKHDSEAPSPGSAHEETLAGDITLKMEPGKPPKLSRTASQKVVTRSPPLYLDLPDSTEAAKETFVVLPECTYANKTIGTTDPALECDCQEEYDSATKTNHACDEDSDCINRATKMECVGDCSCGRTCQNQRFQRKQYADVTVIKTEKKGFGLRANKNMVPGDFVFEYIGEVIDERTFRRRMGQYDEEGIKHFYFMSLTKGEFVDATKKGNLGRFCNHSCNPNCFVDKWVVGDKLRMGIFVERNVRAGEELVFNYNVDRYGADPQPCYCGEPNCSGFIGGKTQSDNATKLSGATIEALGIDDGAGWDTAVAKKPRKKKASEDDEEYVNDLQPRELEEDGVKKVMPALRNCTEKWIAVKLLSRMQTNNERVGHRIVQFHGYNILKTTLTTWKEDTNVVLQVLDILHRLPRITRNKIQDSKIEEAVQELTHYGDERVRESAEKLLKEWSKLEVAYRIPRMKRDPNAGTAARTENHFERRERGRERSRSRSKSPSTIAPKGPSAASAPSGPRVLNAPRGPAGFFVPPRPVMRPRPFNTLPAGWFQASAENGSTYFYNSAGTTQWQRPTQPANTPPPPPNKARDNTQLLKDIISNITSNPTASGPSTSTTPQPVADEQKEKPSGRDKWRTLTIEKQEKVYEATIAPYIMSTANLYSKKLEKEEFKSLCKEVAKKVVRGDYKNGPVKDPTAKIPLNHQKRIKNCVHEYMNKAVKTAEERRKMKASRSSSSRATSKDATTPNTPQYPPKDHDHSHQNSGSSTPKATNTTFSTDSSHDLKRKRSSDNTTDASSTSASTTHSTSSPKQTTDTEEASLTPMYDSPGTMSKAVAFQQPDGYGSPMQLATPPTNGNIHSGGGGGGSRA encoded by the exons ATGTCGGATACCGAGTCGGAACAGCACACCGCTCGGCTTGAGCCCGAGCTACGCGAGATGAAGTTGGGGGCCGCCCACTCGGAAGGAGCAGGTGAGGGTGATGGCGCAAGTGAGGTAAAGGTCGAGGACGAGGCTTTTCTTGACCGCGTGCCCGCCTCCCTCGCCATACCGCCCAGGCTTAAGTCGCGCTCAAAGTCCCAGTCGCCCCGCGTCAAACACGACTCGGAAGCCCCATCGCCCGGCAGCGCCCATGAAGAGACGTTGGCGGGAGATATCACCCTGAAGATGGAGCCCGGCAAGCCACCCAAGCTCTCGCGCACCGCCTCCCAAAAAGTCGTCACACGCTCGCCGCCGCTATACCTCGACCTCCCCGACTCTACCGAAGCCGCCAAAGAGACTTTTGTCGTCCTCCCAGAATGCACCTACGCGAACAAGACGATTGGAACCACAGACCCTGCCCTGGAATGCGACTGCCAAGAAGAATACGACTCGGCCACCAAGACCAACCATGCCTGTGATGAGGACTCCGACTGCATCAACCGCGCGACAAAAATGGAATGTGTGGGCGACTGCAGCTGCGGTAGGACGTGTCAGAACCAGCGCTTCCAACGGAAACAGTATGCCGACGTCACCGTCATCAAGACGGAGAAGAAGGGCTTTGGCCTGCGTGCCAATAAAAACATGGTGCCAGGAGACTTTGTCTTTGAGTACATTGGTGAAGTCATCGACGAGCGCACCTTCCGTCGCCGCATGGGTCAGTACGACGAGGAAGGAATAAAGCACTTTTACTTCATGTCCCTCACCAAGGGCGAATTTGTAGATGCCACAAAGAAGGGCAACCTAGGACGTTTCTGCAATCACTCGTGTAACCCCAACTGTTTCGTCGACAAATGGGTCGTTGGGGATAAGCTGCGTATGGGCATCTTTGTCGAGCGCAACGTGAGGGCAGGTGAGGAACTTGTCTTCAACTACAATGTTGACCGCTACGGCGCTGATCCACAACCTTGCTACTGCGGTGAGCCCAACTGCAGTGGTTTCATCGGCGGAAAGACCCAATCTGATAATGCGACTAAACTCTCTGGTGCTACCATCGAGGCGCTCGGTATCGATGATGGCGCTGGCTGGGACACTGCCGTTGCCAAGAAACCCCGTAAGAAGAAGGCCAgcgaagacgacgaggagTATGTCAACGACTTGCAGCCACGAGAGCTTGAGGAAGATGGTGTCAAGAAGGTCATGCCGGCTCTGCGCAACTGCACTGAGAAGTGGATTGCTGTCAAACTGCTCAGTCGTATGCAAACCAATAATGAAAGGGTTGGCCACCGCATAGTTCAGTTTCACGGTTACAATATCCTGAAGACAACCTTGACTACTTGGAAAGAGGACACCAACGTCGTTCTACAGGTGCTTGACATTCTTCACCGATTACCGCGCATCACCCGAAACAAGATCCAAGACTCCAAGATTGAAGAGGCAGTCCAGGAACTGACGCACTACGGAGATGAGCGCGTACGGGAGTCGGCCGAAAAGCTGCTGAAGGAATGGAGCAAGCTTGAGGTTGCATACAGGATACCTCGTATGAAGAGGGACCCCAACGCTGGCACCGCAGCCCGTACTGAGAATCATTTTGAGCGCCGTGAGAGAGGGCGGGAGCGATCAAGATCGAGATCAAAGTCACCGTCTACAATTGCGCCCAAAGGACCATCAGCAGCAAGCGCGCCGTCTGGTCCACGAGTGTTAAATGCACCGCGTGGCCCAGCCGGCTTCTTTGTTCCCCCAAGACCAGTTATGCGACCACGACCTTTCAACACTCTACCTGCTGGTTGGTTTCAAGCATCAGCAGAAAATGGCTCTACGTATTTTTACAACTCCGCCGGCACCACTCAGTGGCAACGTCCGACCCAGCCTGCCAACACTCCGCCACCTCCACCAAACAAGGCCAGGGACAATACACAGCTATTAAAAGATATAATATCGAACATCACCTCGAATCCAACCGCATCTGGACCTTCCACGTCGACGACACCTCAGCCAGTTGCCGATGAGCAAAAGGAGAAGCCATCTGGTAGGGACAAATGGCGAACCCTGACTATCGAAAAACAGGAAAAGGTGTATGAGGCGACA ATCGCACCCTACATCATGTCTACCGCGAACCTCTACTCCAAGAAGCTCGAAAAGGAAGAGTTCAAGAGCCTATGTAAAGAG GTAGCGAAAAAGGTCGTACGCGGCGACTACAAGAACGGCCCGGTCAAGGACCCCACTGCCAAAATTCCACTCAACCACCAAAAACGCATCAAAAACTGCGTGCACGAATACATGAACAAGGCAGTCAAAACCGCCGAAGAGCGGAGAAAGATGAAAGCCTCACGAAGCAGCTCTTCTCGAGCGACTTCAAAAGACGCAACGACACCAAATACCCCACAATACCCTCCCAAAGACCACGACCACTCCCATCAAAACTCCGGCTCCTCGACCCCAAAAGCAACCAACACAACCTTCTCCACAGACTCATCCCATGACCTCAAACGCAAGCGCTCCTCAGACAACACCACCGACGCCTCCTCCACTAGTGCATCAACCACACACTCGACTTCCTCACCCAAGC AGACTACGGATACCGAAGAAGCCAGTCTCACGCCCATGTATGACAGCCCGGGTACAATGTCAAAAGCTGTGGCGTTCCAACAGCCAGACGGCTATGGTAGTCCCATGCAGCTTGCTACGCCGCCTACGAATGGCAACATCCATAgtggtggaggaggtggcGGGTCGAGAGCTTGA
- a CDS encoding DedD, protein conserved in bacteria, translating to MDPSNPREQPWAEHEKVYLLAEILKAHPIPSNVLYGVIRDANIQPRWNDTALPPGRSVRSSQMAFDNIAMAASAAPGQEYRRPQLPAPMMYPNPDINKKRPHQQEGSVSAPIGRLLQPRPPHPYPGEYMPAGPAYMPVTNPPGEPANKKKRGRPTKAEAQQRAREAEARGEPYPPLRRGRQSITGPIGISPLSSDPRPAERSTPPPAPAQLAPAAMTPQRQIGVEQGSESSSGKKRRTRPQPLELEKHSAPGELGSPLPYGPGDYRPPQGYTYTPISAPLPSSSGPRERDTRMEGVEENQPRTTTPHSFKDTVGI from the exons ATGGACCCCTCAAACCCACGCGAACAACCATGGGCAGAGCACGAAAAG GTCTATCTACTTGCTGAAATACTAAAAGCCCATCCAATACCATCTAATGTTCTTTACGGGGTTATACGCGACGCAAACATCCAGCCGCGATGGAATGACACAGCGTTGCCTCCTG GCCGCTCTGTTCGCTCCAGTCAAATGGCCTTCGACAATATCGCAATGGCAGCGTCGGCCGCCCCGGGGCAAGAGTACAGGCGCCCGCAACTACCTGCTCCGATGATGTATCCAAATCCCGATATCAACAAGAAGCGACCACATCAGCAAGAAGGCTCGGTATCCGCCCCGATAGGCCGTTTACTACAACCTCGTCCGCCACATCCGTACCCAGGAGAATACATGCCCGCTGGCCCTGCGTATATGCCCGTTACAAATCCACCCGGAGAGCCGGCGAATAAGAAGAAGCGCGGAAGACCAACAAAGGCCGAGGCACAACAAAGGGCACGGGAAGCTGAAGCAAGGGGCGAGCCATACCCACCCCTTAGAAGGGGGCGTCAATCCATCACAGGACCAATCGGTATATCGCCGCTCAGCTCAGATCCGCGACCAGCCGAAAGATCAACTCCACCGCCTGCGCCAGCTCAATTGGCTCCTGCTGCCATGACACCACAACGTCAGATAGGTGTGGAACAGGGATCAGAGTCTTCATCAGGAAAGAAAAGACGTACAAGACCGCAGCCATTAGAGCTGGAGAAACACAGCGCACCAGGCGAACTAGGATCGCCTCTCCCATATGGGCCGGGCGACTACAGGCCTCCCCAAGGATATACCTATACGCCCATCTCGGCGCCCTTGCCGTCTTCTTCTGGACCTAGAGAAAGAGATACGCGCATGGAAGGCGTCGAAGAAAACCAACCACGGACCACGACACCTCACTCTTTTAAAGACACAGTCGGCATATGA